One genomic segment of Sorex araneus isolate mSorAra2 chromosome X, mSorAra2.pri, whole genome shotgun sequence includes these proteins:
- the SLC25A53 gene encoding solute carrier family 25 member 53: MGEQNQSPGNELQQRTRVEAPGKKSWHTQAYALGAVSNFMSTFLTFPIYKVVFRQQIHAVAVSEAVRMLWNEGPQYFYRGIYPPLLSKTLQGTLLFGTYDSMLCSLSPVGPHSLGHRWAAGLMSGVVEAVALSPFERVQNVLQDGRKQARFPSTFSILKEFNSYGLWGRLSLGYYRGFWPVLVRNSLGSALYFSFKDPIQDGLAEQGLPHWVPALVSGGVNGTITCLVLYPLIVLVANMQSHIGWQSMPSLWASAQDVWDTRGRNILLIYRGGSLVILRSSVTWGLTTAIHDFLQRRSHSKKEL, encoded by the coding sequence ATGGGGGAACAGAACCAATCTCCAGGGAACGAGCTTCAGCAAAGGACACGAGTAGAAGCTCCAGGAAAGAAAAGTTGGCACACTCAGGCCTACGCCCTTGGGGCTGTTTCCAATTTTATGTCTACTTTCCTGACTTTTCCTATCTATAAAGTTGTATTCCGGCAACAAATTCATGCTGTTGCAGTGTCAGAGGCTGTGAGAATGCTTTGGAATGAAGGCCCTCAATACTTCTACCGCGGAATCTACCCACCGCTTCTCTCCAAGACTTTGCAAGGGACTCTCTTGTTTGGGACTTATGATAGTatgttgtgctctctctccccagtTGGGCCACACTCCCTGGGACACCGCTGGGCTGCAGGGCTCATGTCTGGTGTGGTGGAGGCTGTGGCACTCAGCCCATTTGAAAGAGTGCAAAATGTGCTTCAGGATGGTCGCAAACAAGCCCGCTTCCCCAGCACCTTCAGCATTCTCAAGGAATTCAACTCTTATGGGCTTTGGGGGCGGCTGTCACTAGGCTATTATCGTGGTTTCTGGCCTGTCCTTGTCAGAAACAGCCTGGGGAGTGCTCTGTATTTCTCCTTCAAGGACCCCATCCAGGATGGGTTGGCAGAGCAAGGCCTGCCCCACTGGGTTCCTGCATTGGTGTCTGGGGGTGTCAATGGAACAATCACCTGCCTAGTTCTGTATCCACTTATTGTGTTAGTTGCCAATATGCAGTCCCATATTGGCTGGCAGAGCATGCCAAGCCTGTGGGCCTCAGCCCAAGATGTGTGGGATACTCGGGGCCGAAATATACTCCTGATCTACCGTGGCGGCTCGCTGGTCATTCTAAGGTCTAGTGTGACATGGGGACTCACTACTGCTATCCATGACTTCCTGCAGAGGAGGTCTCATTCCAAGAAAGAGCTGTAA